A window from Drosophila yakuba strain Tai18E2 chromosome 3L, Prin_Dyak_Tai18E2_2.1, whole genome shotgun sequence encodes these proteins:
- the LOC6533181 gene encoding uncharacterized protein LOC6533181, whose translation MDRFYSSYLFTCLAEKYVSKNMEHPDKDSIEALEAEAKILGTELALQNAGNTNNRLKLEITKMAEVLEKQRMVLEKADDNRKEAKLIFSTLMELNKNGGSDWAEPSNPVKSGAPTGDANLVEETKLSQ comes from the exons ATGGATCGTTTCTATAGCAGCTATTTATTTACTTGTCTTGCCGAGAAATACGTTTCTAAAAATATGGAGCACCCCGACAAGGATTCTATAGAAGCTCTGGAAGCAGAAGCCAAAATATTGGGCACGGAACTGGCATTGCAGAATGCCGGGAATACGAACAACAGGCTCAAACTGGAGATCACCAAGATGGCAGAGGTCCTGGAGAAGCAGAGGATGGTCTTGGAGAAAGCCGACGACAACAGAAAGGAggcaaaattgattttctcaACTCTGATGGAGTTAAACAAGAATGGCGGCAGTGACTGGGCA GAACCATCTAATCCAGTGAAGAGTGGAGCACCTACTGGGGATGCCAACTTAGTTGAAGAAACGAAACTTTCCCAGTAA
- the LOC6533182 gene encoding zinc finger protein 668, whose protein sequence is MNEGRQYSIHSLCRICLNHLQNDAAYDLYMVPGLSKKLCFCTSLSVEQNDGFPKNLCTLCYTKLNELHDFQKQCVDSVQKFQDLVASNVFACQSTFDVFDPNVAVQDYQAEEEDHVNYDPLLNHKMELIENEEDVFKMLEHVDKEAEEVEKEAKVEEDDGGDVSVKMFDDDSSIESGNDNDHDLDFEPNSSDDDIPLAQRMRGPATGSGSYQDRLSSLDKPKPRPRGRPKKIKPPPPEEEDLSGSSSESDDSEDGTSRGDKPKRKRIPIEERHLHRIIDCHICHQKFKKAIRYEEHMKYHNDLLPFQCKVETCKKGFTTANGLRIHIDHAHTELSEVHACIAEGCGKTFPRVRLLTFHMKKVHGITKAAAPLRDFPCTECDTVFRCPTALKKHMYKHTGEELPYPCNICGKRFVINSALRDHLMRHAGIKNHVCPYCGVGKTTRQEWNAHILTHTKEKKFKCRQCDHASHNKQALSNHVKVVHEKRKDFACQYCGKTFGKSHACKVHERSHTGEKCCECKICGKIFLCEKSLTKHLKTHEKRDLPPAEPLRQQLNIPMPGQMSVPMPGQMPMQMQSDGLVPMDPNQMPSEDMLKACGGGTAAVPPKPKNSRRVQRVDISQLAGTAVNPIPSVSVPSWSPQVNFTKKEGQHICPGCGRGFNNIGNMKLHYKIIHEKVKDFACRFCPKRFSKAQILRHHEWIHTGEKPFECKICGKHFRQETALKKHIKTHEKPNRRHVPERSAPTQITFRKLEPDAEPRNFDQYQDPAVERAAATAELLAHQLEENEAKRKAEIERQKIAAAACEQLTKLQQQQEIIKATTSYDGYYAQKAQSEGTSLDALKIDHV, encoded by the exons ATGAACGAGGGCAGGCAGTATTCGATCCACAGCCTGTGCAGGATCTGTCTGAACCACCTGCAGAACGACGCCGCCTACGATTTGTATATGGTGCCAGGACTTTCCAAGAAGCTATGTTTCTGCACCTCCCTGTCCGTGGAGCAGAACGATGGCTTCCCAAAGAACCTGTGCACCCTGTGCTACACAAAGCTAAACGAGCTGCACGACTTTCAGAAGCAGTGCGTCGATTCGGTGCAAAAGTTCCAGGATCTGGTGGCCAGCAACGTCTTTGCCTGCCAGAGCACCTTCGACGTCTTCGATCCCAATGTTGCTGTGCAGGACTACCaggccgaggaggaggaccaCGTTAACTATGATCCGCTGCTGAACCATAAGATGGAGCTGATCGAGAATGAGGAGGATGTCTTCAAGATGCTGGAGCACGTCGACAAGGAGGCCGAGGAGGTGGAGAAAGAGGCCAAGGTGGAGGAGGATGACGGGGGCGACGTTTCCGTCAAGATGTTTGACGATGATTCCTCCATCGAGAGCGGCAACGACAACGACCACGATCTGGACTTCGAACCAAACAGCAGCGATGATGACATTCCGCTGGCCCAGCGCATGCGGGGACCAGCTACCGGCTCCGGATCCTACCAGGACCGTTTGAGTAGCCTAGACAAACCCAAGCCTAGGCCCAGGGGACGGCCCAAAAAGATAAAACCGCCTCCGCCAGAGGAGGAGGACTTGAGCGGCTCATCCTCCGAATCAGATGACTCCGAAGACGGCACATCGCGGGGAGATAAGCCCAAGAGGAAGCGCATTCCCATCGAGGAACGCCATCTTCACCGCATCATCGACTGCCACATTTGCCACCAGAAGTTCAAGAAGGCCATCCGCTACGAGGAGCACATGAAGTACCACAATGACCTACTGCCCTTCCAGTGCAAGGTGGAAACCTGCAAGAAAG GTTTCACCACCGCCAATGGGCTGCGCATACACatcgaccacgcccacacagAGCTGTCCGAGGTTCATGCCTGCATCGCCGAGGGCTGCGGCAAGACCTTCCCGCGCGTCCGCCTGCTCACCTTCCACATGAAGAAGGTGCACGGCATCACCAAGGCGGCGGCTCCGCTCCGAGATTTCCCCTGCACAGAATGCGACACCGTATTCCGTTGCCCTACAGCGCTCAAGAAGCACATGTACAAGCACACGGGCGAGGAGCTTCCGTATCCTTGCAATATCTGCGGCAAGCGTTTTGTAATCAACAGTGCTTTAAGGGATCACCTTATGCGACACGCGGGCATCAAGAACCATGTGTGCCCGTATTGCGGAGTTGGAAAGACGACGCGCCAGGAATGGAACGCCCACATCCTCACGCACACCAAGGAGAAGAAGTTCAAGTGCCGACAGTGCGACCATGCCTCGCATAACAAACAGGCTTTGTCCAACCATGTAAAGGTGGTGCACGAGAAGCGCAAGGACTTCGCCTGCCAGTACTGCGGAAAGACCTTCGGCAAGAGCCACGCCTGCAAGGTGCACGAGAGGAGTCACACGGGGGAGAAGTGCTGCGAGTGCAAGATCTGCGGCAAGATATTCCTCTGCGAGAAGAGCCTCACCAAGCATTTGAAGACGCACGAGAAGCGGGATCTGCCGCCGGCGGAACCCCTTCGCCAGCAGCTTAACATTCCCATGCCCGGCCAAATGTCCGTACCGATGCCGGGCCAGATGCCGATGCAGATGCAGAGCGACGGTTTGGTGCCAATGGATCCCAACCAGATGCCCAGTGAGGACATGCTGAAGGCATGCGGCGGCGGGACCGCTGCAGTGCCTCCCAAACCGAAGAACTCGCGGCGCGTCCAGCGGGTGGACATTTCTCAGCTGGCTGGAACTGCGGTAAATCCAATACCTTCCGTCTCCGTGCCCTCGTGGTCGCCGCAGGTGAACTTTACCAAGAAGGAGGGCCAGCACATCTGTCCAGGCTGTGGACGTGGCTTCAATAACATTGGAAACATGAAACTTCACTACAAAATCATCCACGAGAAGGTCAAGGACTTTGCCTGTCGCTTCTGCCCCAAGAGATTCTCCAAGGCGCAAATTCTGCGCCACCACGAATGGATACACACGGGCGAGAAGCCCTTCGAGTGCAAGATTTGTGGCAAGCACTTCCGCCAGGAGACGGCACTCAAGAAACACATCAAGACGCACGAGAAGCCCAACAGGCGACACGTGCCCGAGCGCAGTGCGCCCACTCAGATCACGTTCCGCAAGCTGGAACCGGATGCCGAGCCGCGTAACTTTGACCAGTACCAGGATCCGGCGGTGGAGCGAGCAGCGGCCACCGCTGAGCTGCTGGCGCACCAGCTGGAGGAGAACGAGGCCAAGCGGAAGGCGGAAATCGAGCGGCAGAAGATCGCGGCGGCGGCCTGCGAGCAGCTGAcgaagctgcagcagcagcaggagatcATCAAGGCGACCACCTCCTACGATGGCTACTATGCGCAGAAAGCGCAATCCGAGGGCACCAGCCTGGATGCCCTAAAGATAGACCATGTCTAG
- the LOC6533183 gene encoding zinc finger protein 708, whose amino-acid sequence MGTRELPYSVLSLCRTCLIHLEHGVGHDIFVVPDLSKKLMVCTSFEADQNDGFPKNLCTQCFTKLNELHDFRDLCERSIKRLREIVTSQRIIPMGVFEPLAEDSEATGRPEEPASFDPLLNHKLEIIDNEEEVFKMLEKVDREPEEHSSGQSQDDSSSAEDNGVEEEKKPSEGFTSDDEQPLAQRRRVANEKRKLYRLISCPICQQKFKKQSKYEEHMKHHNDLLPFQCQEESCRKGFTTAGALRLHVDYAHTKKADEIPCTVEGCRLVFPRLRLLTIHLKKVHNQARVSAPRVEQPCRECGMVFRCPVALKKHMYKHTGEELPYPCNICGKGFHINSALKNHLLRHAGIKNYVCPYCGVGKTTRQEWSKHILTHTQEKQFKCHICDHATHTKRALDSHVKIVHEKIRNFACQYCGKTFGKSHACKIHEMTHTGEKRCECKVCGKKFLYTESLTKHLKIHEKSVERALETYRQRQGNGDARDSHVDADQLLKVCAESVATIPKDPRRVERVDLAQLAGTVVNPIPTVQIPASEVPDRAKFVQKEGMHLCPGCSQGFNNLGNMKRHYKSVHEKVKDFECRFCSRRFANSQSLKQHEWIHTGEKPYECKRCGTHFRQEAALIRHQKVHDEKPPKPARPPKEISERAREKALQKSERRRKVEVLRQEIAKVAKAELKDLENQRALEKQQNTYEQYQAAAASQTCPESKAEP is encoded by the exons ATGGGCACCAGGGAGCTCCCGTACTCCGTCCTTTCGCTTTGTCGCACCTGTCTTATCCACCTGGAGCATGGTGTTGGACATGATATCTTCGTGGTTCCAGATTTGTCCAAGAAACTAATGGTTTGCACTTCGTTTGAAGCGGATCAGAACGATGGATTCCCGAAGAACCTGTGCACCCAATGTTTCACCAAGTTGAACGAGCTGCACGATTTCCGGGATCTGTGCGAAAGATCCATTAAGCGTCTTAGGGAAATAGTGACTAGCCAGAGGATTATACCCATGGGTGTTTTTGAACCCTTGGCTGAGGATTCTGAGGCAACTGGAAGGCCGGAGGAGCCGGCTAGTTTTGATCCCCTGCTAAATCACAAGCTGGAGATTATTGACAACGAGGAGGAGGTCTTCAAGATGCTGGAAAAGGTGGACAGGGAACCAGAGGAGCATTCAAGTGGCCAAAGCCAAGATGATTCATCCAGTGCAGAGGACAACGGagtggaggaggagaagaagccGTCGGAAGGGTTCACCAGTGACGATGAACAACCCTTGGCGCAGCGTCGGAGGGTTGCGAACGAGAAGCGTAAGCTGTATCGCCTGATAAGCTGTCCCATCTGCCAGCAAAAGTTCAAAAAGCAGTCAAAGTACGAGGAGCACATGAAACACCACAATGATCTGTTGCCGTTTCAGTGCCAGGAGGAGAGTTGCCGCAAAGGCTTTACCACAGCCGGTGCACTGCGTCTTCACGTGGACTATGCGCACACCAAGAAGGCGGATGAGATTCCTTGCACGGTGGAGGGCTGTCGATTGGTTTTTCCCCGTCTCCGCCTGCTGACCATCCACCTGAAGAAGGTTCACAACCAGGCGAGGGTTAGTGCTCCCCGGGTTGAACAGCCTTGCAGGGAGTGCGGCATGGTTTTTCGTTGCCCGGTGGCTTTAAAGAAGCACATGTACAAGCACACGGGCGAAGAGCTCCCTTATCCCTGTAACATATGCGGCAAGGGCTTCCATATCAACAGTGCCCTAAAGAATCATCTTCTCCGGCATGCAGGCATCAAGAACTACGTGTGCCCGTACTGCGGAGTGGGGAAGACCACCCGCCAGGAATGGAGCAAGCACATTCTGACCCACACGCAGGAGAAGCAGTTTAAATGCCACATCTGCGACCATGCCACCCACACGAAGCGGGCTCTAGATAGCCACGTTAAGATTGTGCACGAGAAAATCCGGAATTTTGCATGCCAGTACTGTGGAAAGACTTTCGGGAAATCCCACGCCTGCAAAATACACGAGATGACGCACACCGGTGAAAAGCGATGCGAATGCAAG GtttgtggcaaaaagttcCTGTACACGGAGAGTCTCACAAAGCACCTGAAGATCCATGAGAAGAGCGTGGAAAGGGCTCTGGAAACGTATAGACAGCGGCAGGGAAATGGCGACGCCAGAGACTCTCATGTGGACGCGGATCAGCTGCTGAAGGTGTGCGCCGAATCCGTAGCCACCATTCCTAAGGATCCCCGCCGCGTAGAGCGAGTTGATTTGGCCCAACTGGCTGGCACCGTAGTGAATCCCATTCCCACAGTTCAGATACCAGCCAGCGAAGTGCCAGACAGAGCGAAGTTTGTGCAGAAGGAGGGTATGCACTTGTGTCCCGGCTGCAGCCAGGGATTTAATAACCTAGGCAACATGAAGCGCCACTATAAGAGCGTCCACGAAAAGGTCAAGGACTTTGAGTGCCGCTTCTGCTCACGTCGCTTCGCCAACTCCCAGTCCCTGAAGCAACACGAGTGGATACACACTGGTGAAAAGCCCTACGAGTGTAAGAGATGTGGCACTCACTTTCGCCAGGAAGCGGCGCTCATTCGTCACCAAAAAGTCCATGACGAAAAGCCGCCGAAACCCGCCAGACCGCCGAAGGAAATCAGCGAAAGAGCACGTGAGAAGGCCCTGCAGAAAAGTGAGCGTAGACGAAAGGTTGAGGTTCTACGGCAGGAAATTGCGAAGGTCGCTAAGGCGGAGCTCAAGGATTTGGAGAACCAACGGGCACTAGAGAAGCAGCAAAACACCTACGAACAGTATCAGGCAGCGGCAGCTAGCCAAACTTGTCCAGAATCTAAGGCGGAACCCTAA
- the LOC6533184 gene encoding splicing factor 3B subunit 6, whose translation MNKRNHIRLPPEVNRLLYVRNLPYKITSDEMYDIFGKFGAIRQIRVGNTPETRGTAFVVYEDIFDAKNACDHLSGFNVCNRYLVVLYYQSNKAFKRVDMDKKQEELNNIKAKYNLKTPEAP comes from the exons ATGAACAAGCGCAACCAT ATCCGCCTGCCGCCAGAGGTGAATCGGTTGCTGTACGTGCGGAATCTGCCGTACAAAATCACCTCAGACGAGATGTACGACATATTCGGTAAATTTGGAGCCATTCGACAGATACGCGT AGGCAATACGCCGGAAACGCGTGGCACCGCCTTTGTCGTCTACGAGGACATTTTCGATGCCAAGAACGCCTGCGACCATTTATCCGGTTTCAATGTCTGCAATCGCTATCTGGTGGTGCTCTACTACCAATCCAACAAGGCCTTCAAGCGCGTGGACATGGACAagaagcaggaggagctgaACAACATTAAGGCCAAGTACAATCTGAAGACACCGGAGGCTCCTTAG
- the LOC6533185 gene encoding transportin-1, which yields MTWAPQEEGLQQIIAILKESQSPDTATQMAVQMKLEEFNRYPDFNNYLIYVLTKLKTEDEPTRSLSGLILKNNIRMHGTTLQPEIVEYIKHECLQAVGDSSPLIRATVGILITTIASNGGLHNWPQLLPSLCEMLDNQDYNVCEGAFSALQKICEDSAEILDSAALNRPLNIMIPKFLEYFKHNSPKIRSHAIACINQFIINRSQALMLNIDSFIENLFHLSSDEDHEVRKNVCHGLVMLLEVRMDRLMPHMSQIIEYMLLRTQDTDEGVALEASEFWLSLAEQSICKDVLAPYLSQLAPVLVRGMRYSEVDIILLKGNVEEDDMVPDREEDIRPRFHKSRAHTIRSTQEGGAGAAGDDDDDEFEDGMDDDSSLSEWNLRKCSAAALDVLANVFREDCLPVVLPILKETLFHQEWVIKESGVLALGAIAEGCMQGMIQHLPELIPYLISCLSDKKALVRSITCWTLSRYANWVVNQPHDQYLKPLMEELLKRILDSNKRVQEAACSAFATLEEEACTELVPYLEYILKTLVFAFSKYQHKNLLILYDAVGTLADSVGHHLNKPQYIDILMPPLIDKWNLLKDDDKDLFPLLECLSSIATALQSGFLPYCDPVYRRCISLIEQTINQEMLCKQNQTYDHPDKERMIVALDLLSGLAEGLDRHIETLVANSNIMHLLYQCMQDVLPEVRQSSFALLGDLTKACFPHVHPFMAEFFPILGQNLNPDFISVCNNATWAIGEICMKLGEETKQYIRLVLSDLFIIINRPNTPKTLLENTAITIGRLGYVCPVEVAPYLPEFVRQWCTSLRHIRDNDEKDSAFRGMCHMITVNPAGVVADFIFFCDAIASWVNPPQDLHQMIQKILHGFKTQVGEENWRRFVEQFPPTLAERLATMYNI from the exons atgacGTGGGCACCACAGGAAGAAGGTCTGCAGCAGATCATAGCGATCCTTAAGGAATCGCAGTCACCGGACACAGCCACTCAGATGGCCGTACAGATG AAACTGGAGGAATTCAATCGCTACCCAGACTTCAACAACTATCTGATCTATGTGCTGACCAAACTGAAGACAGAGGACGAGCCCACGAGATCCCTCAGCGGTCTAATCCTCAAAAACAACATCCGCATGCACGGCACCACTCTGCAACCGGAGATCGTTGAGTACATCAAACACGAGTGCCTGCAGGCAGTGGGAGACTCATCGCCGCTCATCCGTGCCACCGTGGGAATCCTAATCACCACCATCGCCAGCAATGGCGGTCTGCACAACTGGCCGCAGCTGCTTCCATCTCTCTGCGAAATGCTCGACAACCAGGACTACAATGTGTGCGAGGGAGCCTTCAGTGCCCTGCAAAAGATTTGCGAGGATTCCGCCGAGATTTTGGACTCCGCAGCGCTCAACAGACCGCTAAACATAATGATTCCAAAATTCCTGGAGTACTTTAAGCACAACAGTCCAAAGATCCGCTCCCACGCCATTGCCTGCATCAACCAGTTCATCATAAACAGATCACAGGCCCTGATGCTAAACATAGACAGCTTCATTGAGAACCTCTTTCACCTGTCTTCAGATGAGGATCATGAGGTGCGAAAAAACGTGTGCCACGGATTGGTCATGCTGCTGGAGGTGCGAATGGACCGTCTGATGCCGCACATGTCCCAGATTATTGAG TATATGCTGTTGCGCACCCAGGACACCGATGAGGGTGTGGCCCTGGAAGCATCCGAGTTCTGGCTATCCCTGGCCGAGCAAAGCATCTGCAAGGACGTGCTTGCCCCTTACCTATCCCAATTGGCTCCAGTTCTTGTACGAGGCATGCGGTACTCCGAGGTCGACATAATTCTTCTCAAGGGAAACGTTGAGGAGGATGACATGGTGCCCGATCGAGAAGAGGATATCCGGCCGCGTTTCCACAAGTCCCGTGCTCACACAATCAGGAGTACACAAGAGGGTGGAGCTGGAGCGGCAggcgatgatgacgacgacgaaTTTGAAGATGGAATGGACGACGATAGCTCGCTATCTGAATGGAACTTGCGCAAGTGCAGCGCAGCTGCTCTCGATGTATTGGCAAATGTTTTCCGTGAGGATTGTCTACCCGTCGTGCTGCCCATCCTAAAGGAGACGCTGTTCCACCAGGAATGGGTGATCAAAGAGAGTGGTGTCCTGGCCTTGGGAGCTATCGCCGAGGGCTGCATGCAGGGCATGATCCAACACCTTCCAGAGCTGATTCCCTACCTGATTAGCTGTCTGTCCGACAAAAAGGCACTGGTGCGCTCCATTACATGCTGGACGCTCTCGCGATACGCCAACTGGGTTGTCAACCAGCCGCACGACCAGTACTTGAAGCCGCTCATGGAAGAGCTCCTGAAGCGAATCCTCGACTCGAATAAGCGCGTTCAGGAAGCTGCATGCTCCGCCTTTGCCActctggaggaggaggcctGCACGGAACTGGTGCCCTACCTGGAGTATATCCTAAAGACTCTCGTCTTTGCCTTCTCCAAGTACCAGCACAAGAATCTACTGATACTGTACGATGCCGTGGGTACTTTGGCTGACTCCGTCGGTCATCATCTGAATAAACCGCAATACATTGACATCCTAATGCCTCCGCTAATTGATAAGTGGAATCTGCTAAAGGACGACGACAAGGATCTGTTCCCTTTGTTGGAGTGCCTGTCGAGCATCGCCACTGCCTTGCAGTCCGGCTTTCTGCCCTATTGCGACCCGGTGTATCGCAGGTGCATCTCCCTCATTGAGCAGACTATCAACCAGGAAATG CTGtgtaaacaaaaccaaacgTACGACCATCCCGACAAGGAGCGCATGATTGTCGCCCTAGATCTGCTGTCTGGCTTAGCCGAGGGTTTGGACCGCCACATCGAGACACTGGtggccaacagcaacattaTGCACCTACTCTACCAGTGCATGCAAGACGTTCTGCCTGAG GTACGCCAATCTTCGTTTGCCCTGCTGGGTGATTTGACTAAAGCCTGTTTCCCCCACGTGCATCCGTTCATGGCCGAGTTCTTCCCAATCCTGGGACAAAACCTTAACCCGGACTTTATTTCGGTGTGCAATAATGCCACTTGGGCCATCGGCGAAATCTGCATGAAATTGG gtGAGGAGACTAAGCAGTACATACGCCTTGTACTCAGCGACCTTTTCATCATTATCAACCGTCCGAACACGCCCAAGACACTGCTGGAGAACACAG CAATAACAATCGGTCGTCTAGGTTATGTGTGCCCAGTTGAAGTGGCTCCTTATTTGCCCGAATTTGTACGACAGTG GTGCACATCATTGCGGCACATACGAGACAATGATGAGAAGGACTCAGCCTTCCGTGGAATGTGTCATATGATCACGGTGAATCCAGCTGGCGTGGTCGCAGACTTTATATTCTTCTGCGATGCCATCGCCTCGTGGGTTAACCCACCCCAGGATCTGCATCAGATGATACAGAAG ATTCTGCACGGTTTTAAGACCCAAGTGGGCGAGGAAAACTGGCGTCGATTTGTGGAGCAATTCCCGCCAACACTGGCCGAGCGCCTGGCCACAATGTATAACATCTAA